The genomic window TTTCTGCCTTGAGGCCGTCTATAAGTTTACACTATTTACAATTCTATACTTTTCTTTGGAACAATTTACCCTAAATCCGTAAGAAAATAGGAAGTTACCTTCAAGCATTAATTCAGATAACTCTACCCTATTTCTAGTAACGGTAGTGAGCAAAGGCTTTGTTTGCGTCTGCCATGCGGTGGGTTTCATCCCGTTTTTTCATGGCTGCCCCTGTTTCGTTGGCTGCGTCCATGATTTCGTTAGCCAGTTTACTAGCCATGCTCCGACCTCCTCTTATGCGAGAATAGCGGATTAACCATCGTAAGGCCAAGGTGGTTCCTCTAGCGGGACGCACTTCCATAGGAACTTGATAGGTTGCCCCACCCACCCGTCTTGCTTTCACTTCTACGAGGGGAGTTAAATTTTTCATGGCTCTTTCAAAGACTTCTAGGGGTTCCTCTCCTGTCCGTTCTTTAATCATAGTCATGGCATCATAGACAATGCCGGCTGCTACGGATTTTTTACCGCTTTTCATGACCCGACGGATGGTCATGTTCAATAAACAACTATTGTAAATGGGATCGGGGGGAACGGGTTTTCTTTTGATGTTTCCTCGGCGAGACATAGTGGCTGGTTCCTTTGAACTAGGTTAACATTACAGACATTACAATTTTCTTTATCAAACGACCCCATTAGGGTTGTTTGTAGTTTTCAAGGTTCAGAATAATCCCTAAATATTACTTATCTCAAGTGTTGATCTTACTCTTTAGGTTTTTTGGTTCCGTACTTAGAACGGCCTTGTTTACGATCTTTTACCCCTTGAGCATCTAGGGTTCCCCGAATGATATGATAACGTACCCCAGGTAAATCTTTTACCCGTCCTCCACGAATTAATACCACGGAGTGTTCTTGTAAGTTATGACCGATTCCAGGGATATAGGCAGTCACTTCAAACCCTGATGTTAAACGAACCCTAGCTACTTTCCTTAGGGCTGAGTTGGGTTTTTTCGGGGTAGTAGTATATACTCTAGTGCATACACCACGACGTTGGGGACACTGCTTTAGGGCAGGGGATTTTGTTTTCTTTTTGGCTTTGGAGCGTTCGCTCCGAATTAATTGTTGAATGGTTGGCATAATTTCATATATAACAAGACTGTCAGAGCTTCCGATTCAATAAAATCGCTGACAAATTCTCATGATACCAATATATACTATGCTGTGTCAATGTCATTAACCACAGGCTTTATGTTTCTTTTATGGTAAAGGATAAACCGCAACGACAAGATGTGGTAATTAAGGGATTATGGAAACGAAACCCTCCTCCCATCAAGTCTTCTGCGTAGTCTAAGCGTAAGTCTGATAAATAGTTTAAACTTTGTTCATCAATAAGTACGGAAATATCTTCTATGGTGTGAAGGCGATCGCTATTTTCTTTCGTCTCACATAAGTCAAACGTATAATACAGTCCATCACAACCCCCTGGTTTAACCCCTAAACGAAAGTAACTATCAGGTTGTTGACGACTATTTTGCATTCGTTTAATTTCTTTTATGGCTGCGGTTGTTAGTTCGAGCATATTGTTAGCATTATAATCTATCAAGTATTAATTGTAAGCTCACCAATCCACTAGGGGAAGATAAGACTTGACTTATCGATAAAATCAAATTAATAATTAGTTATCTTGAGAAATGATATTTTTTTCTGCTTGACTCAAGAACAATTTAGGAACTATTAAACCCGATACTTGTTGATAAGCTTCAAATTCAGGGTAACGGGAAAGGGACTTATCTTTTTTAAGCATATTAGGAACAAAAAGAAGACTAATAAATAGTCCTAAAATAACAAAAGGTAACCAATGCTGAGTTAATAGAGCAAAGCTACCATAGATTAAAATTTCTCCTAAATAATTGGTATTACGACAACGGGCAAAAAATCCTTCTGTAATTAATCCTGAATGATATTTGAGAGTATAATATTTTTGAGCATCGCTACTGTAATGTAAGAAAACCCCTAATATATTCATGGCAATAACAATAGCAATTAAAGGAGGAGACGCTTCGATAGTTTGACTAATTAAAATAAAAGGAGCAACCCAATAAAGAGAAACCAGAAAAAAATAAATAATTCCCATTGGAATAGAGATTTCTTGCTCCCAACTTTTGTCTGGATATATTCTATCTTTTAATAGCCAAAGAATACCATAAGTTCCGTGCAGTGCTAAATAAACCCAAGCGGTAACACTAAAATTTTGATAAACACTCATCAAACCTAAGACAAAAAATGAAGTGAGTCCTTTCGATAAATTGATAGGATGTTTGATTTTCATGGTTTGTGTATTAATAGAGTTTACTCAACACCAACATTAAAGAAAATAGTAGCGCGACGAATCCCATTTTCACTGCCTTGACTACTTAAGGTAAAAGAACGAAGATTTCTTAATAAGGGTTTGACACCAAATTCTACTACTCTGGCAATGGGTAATTTTTGGGTTAAAATGGGTTCACTTTTTTGCCAATTGAGATAAAAATAACCATCATTTTCTGGGGACAATCCTTCAATAGCGTGTCTAAATTCTTCTGTTTGAATTAACTTAGGAAACTCTGGAGAAATGGCTTGAGAAATGCCTTCAACTGACGTAGAAAAGATTACATAATCATCAATATTTCCATGAACCCCACTGACTTCAGCTTGTAAACTGGCTAAACTTCTTTTATTTTGGTTAACCGTTGCTTTTAGCTTTGTCCAAACCGTTACAGTCTTATCTAATAAGGATAAATTTCCCACCGTATAACCTGCATTTTCTGCCCATTCATCAAACGTTTCTAATACTTCATCTATCGCTACATCAGGATTTTTTTGAGCGACAAAAATCCAATCGGCTTCACCCCCTTCTTCTTTAGGTACTAATCCTAAGCTAAATTCCCCTTTAACCCAGGGAAAAACATCTTTAGCTAAATTGACTCCTAACGGTTCTTCTAAGTGGCTTATGGAGCGATTTAATAGTTGTTGCAGGGGACTATCTTGATCTAATCCTGTCTCAATTTGTTGCCATAATTGATTTAAGTTGGTTCCTGTGGCGGTTAAAATGGTGTTAGCAGGAAGATAAGAAAACGCTTCGACGGGTTCCGATAAAATAGGAGAACGATTATTATCTCCTGAAACTCCAATTAAGGCGGTTTGGGCGACTAACCCTTCTTCTTTGATGGAAAAGGCAATGGTTAAGGTTTGGGTGATCTCAGGTAATTCAGGAATGGGTAGATTAGCTAACCAAGCGGATAACTCAGGAAAATTGGTGTAAACAATGGCAATTCTGGGATCAGTAATCGTGTTTAATGCCTTCTGATAGCCTGGGGCATTTTTTAAGTTTAAATCAGGAACTTGAACATTATTAATACTCTCTTTTAAGACTTGAATATCATTAGCAAACAATACCATATTACCCACCACTGCCGTTGCAGAAAGGGGTGTATTTTTCTTTAAGTTGGGGTTCTCTTGTGCAATTAAATTTACCCCTTTATAAGATTCAAAAACTAAGTCAGACGTACCGGCGATCGCCTCAGCAGAATAAGACGCTTGTAAGAACTCATTGGCTAATTGTTGATCCTTTGTAGAAACTGCTAATAAATAACCCGGTTTGATGCCATTATTCGGATTATGATCGTAGTCAAGAGATGTCACCGCCAGGGTAATTTCTTCTCCTAACCAGGGTTGAATTTGAGATTGATAATCAAGTCCTGTTTTGGCTAATAACGTTTTTTCAATAGTGAGTATTTCTTGATGCGATCGCCGTCTTTTTTCAGGGGAAGCAATAAACCGTCCCAACCCATCCAAGCGATCGGGGTTCGTTAACAAGGAAACCATCACCGGTGCTTGTTTTGGCAGAAAAACGGCCGTAATAGGTTCTTTCATCACCCCTCCTGCCAATAAAGGTAAAGGACTGGGTTTTAATATCCAGGAGACACTACTTCCTGCTAGAGAAAGAAGAAGAATAACACCAACGATGAGAGTGATAAAAAAAGGACGCAACTTCACTATTATCTATCCAGAATAAGGGATGACCAATGTTTATTTTAACCCTAATATGGAGGATGGGCATTGACCGCCTTAGTCATAAACTAAGTAGATCACAAAGATCCTAGTTAGGACTGCGGGGAAGCAGCCCAAACAAGTAAGTTTTCGATCTACTGAAACTGTAAGCATTCAGCCGTCAGCATTCAGCTAAGAGATAAAATTAATCTAAAAGTTAGCCATCATTGAGTTAGATTACGCTTTCATTAACAAATTGATGAGTTAAGAAAAAATCCGTTAGCATTACAAGAACTAACTCATCAGGTCAGTGTACGGATGAGTAATGTATGTGAGTAAAATGTGAACGGTAAGGAAACACAATGAAAAAAACCTTATTTTTAAGTCCTCCGTCCTTTAATGGGTTTGACGGGGCTGCAGGGGCTAGATATCAAGCCAAACGAGAAATTACCTCCTTTTGGTATCCCACCTGGTTAGCCCAACCGGCGGCCTTAGTCCCAGGTAGTAAATTAGTGGATGCACCAGCCCATTATCAAACCGTTGAGGATGTCTTAAAAATTGCGAAAGACTACGAACTGGTGATTATGTACACCAGTACCCCTACCTTACCCAATGATGTTAAATGCGCTGAGGCCATTAAAGCCCAAAACCCCCACACACAAGTCGGGTTATTAGGGGCCCATGCTGCGGTTTTACCCACCGAAACCTTAGAAGAAAACCCTGTTATTGATTTTGTCTGTCGCAACGAATTTGATTACACTTGTAAAGAATTAGCAGAAGGAAAACCCTACGAAGCCATTAAAGGACTCAGTTATCGGGATAAGTTCGGTAACATTAAGCATACCGAAGAACGGGAATTAAT from Crocosphaera subtropica ATCC 51142 includes these protein-coding regions:
- a CDS encoding DUF1295 domain-containing protein, with product MKIKHPINLSKGLTSFFVLGLMSVYQNFSVTAWVYLALHGTYGILWLLKDRIYPDKSWEQEISIPMGIIYFFLVSLYWVAPFILISQTIEASPPLIAIVIAMNILGVFLHYSSDAQKYYTLKYHSGLITEGFFARCRNTNYLGEILIYGSFALLTQHWLPFVILGLFISLLFVPNMLKKDKSLSRYPEFEAYQQVSGLIVPKLFLSQAEKNIISQDN
- the rpsG gene encoding 30S ribosomal protein S7, which codes for MSRRGNIKRKPVPPDPIYNSCLLNMTIRRVMKSGKKSVAAGIVYDAMTMIKERTGEEPLEVFERAMKNLTPLVEVKARRVGGATYQVPMEVRPARGTTLALRWLIRYSRIRGGRSMASKLANEIMDAANETGAAMKKRDETHRMADANKAFAHYRY
- a CDS encoding HesB/IscA family protein, whose amino-acid sequence is MLELTTAAIKEIKRMQNSRQQPDSYFRLGVKPGGCDGLYYTFDLCETKENSDRLHTIEDISVLIDEQSLNYLSDLRLDYAEDLMGGGFRFHNPLITTSCRCGLSFTIKET
- a CDS encoding DUF3352 domain-containing protein, whose protein sequence is MKLRPFFITLIVGVILLLSLAGSSVSWILKPSPLPLLAGGVMKEPITAVFLPKQAPVMVSLLTNPDRLDGLGRFIASPEKRRRSHQEILTIEKTLLAKTGLDYQSQIQPWLGEEITLAVTSLDYDHNPNNGIKPGYLLAVSTKDQQLANEFLQASYSAEAIAGTSDLVFESYKGVNLIAQENPNLKKNTPLSATAVVGNMVLFANDIQVLKESINNVQVPDLNLKNAPGYQKALNTITDPRIAIVYTNFPELSAWLANLPIPELPEITQTLTIAFSIKEEGLVAQTALIGVSGDNNRSPILSEPVEAFSYLPANTILTATGTNLNQLWQQIETGLDQDSPLQQLLNRSISHLEEPLGVNLAKDVFPWVKGEFSLGLVPKEEGGEADWIFVAQKNPDVAIDEVLETFDEWAENAGYTVGNLSLLDKTVTVWTKLKATVNQNKRSLASLQAEVSGVHGNIDDYVIFSTSVEGISQAISPEFPKLIQTEEFRHAIEGLSPENDGYFYLNWQKSEPILTQKLPIARVVEFGVKPLLRNLRSFTLSSQGSENGIRRATIFFNVGVE
- the rpsL gene encoding 30S ribosomal protein S12, with protein sequence MPTIQQLIRSERSKAKKKTKSPALKQCPQRRGVCTRVYTTTPKKPNSALRKVARVRLTSGFEVTAYIPGIGHNLQEHSVVLIRGGRVKDLPGVRYHIIRGTLDAQGVKDRKQGRSKYGTKKPKE